A single genomic interval of Lewinellaceae bacterium harbors:
- the gyrB gene encoding DNA topoisomerase (ATP-hydrolyzing) subunit B yields MSEKPSNYGADNIQALEGLEAVRKRPGMYIGSTDTKGLHHLVWEVVDNSIDEHLAGYATNITVHVHKDNSITVIDDGRGIPTGIQAKLKKSALEVVMTVLHAGGKFDKDTYKVSGGLHGVGVSCVNALSKYLRAEVHREGKVFVQEYAQGKPLAEVQTIGDAEDTGTTITFSPDPVIFETVEYKYDTLATRLRELAYLNKGLYLTLIDEREEEDGDFKREIFHSEGGLVEFVKFLDESKTPLIENPIYVTAKKDDVEVEVAMQYNTSYAENIVSFVNNIHTREGGTHVSGFRRAVTRIFKKYGEDNNLFGKTKVNIAGDDFKEGLTAIISVKVPEPQFKGQTKGELGNSEVLGIVSQCVGDVLNYYLEENPKDAKRIIDKVILAATAREAARKAREMVQRKNVLTGGGLPGKLADCSSKDPSHSELFLVEGDSAGGTAKSGRDRNFQAILPLRGKILNVEKALEHKIYDNEEIKNIFTALGVSIEEGEDGERILNLHKLRYHKIVIMCDADVDGSHIVTLILTFFFRYMRPLIDEGHLYIASPPLYQVRKGKQYQYCWNDEERKAAVDVYSGGKSDSSIKIQRYKGLGEMNAEQLWETTMDPETRQLKQVTVDESAEADRIFSMLMGDEVPPRRAFIEANAKYAKVDA; encoded by the coding sequence ATGAGTGAAAAACCATCAAATTACGGTGCCGATAATATTCAGGCGCTGGAGGGATTGGAAGCCGTCAGGAAGCGGCCGGGGATGTATATTGGCAGCACCGATACCAAAGGTTTGCATCACCTGGTATGGGAAGTGGTCGATAACTCGATCGACGAGCACCTGGCCGGATATGCTACGAACATCACGGTCCATGTTCATAAAGACAACTCCATCACGGTGATCGACGATGGCCGCGGTATTCCGACCGGTATCCAGGCAAAGCTGAAAAAGTCCGCGCTGGAGGTGGTGATGACGGTATTGCATGCCGGCGGTAAATTTGATAAAGACACCTATAAGGTTTCCGGAGGCCTTCACGGCGTCGGGGTATCCTGTGTCAATGCATTGTCCAAATACCTGCGTGCGGAAGTTCATCGTGAAGGGAAGGTATTTGTCCAGGAATATGCCCAGGGCAAGCCGCTGGCAGAAGTTCAAACCATCGGAGATGCCGAGGATACAGGAACTACAATCACCTTCTCGCCGGACCCGGTCATCTTCGAAACTGTGGAATACAAATACGATACCCTGGCCACGCGTCTTCGCGAACTGGCTTACCTGAATAAAGGCCTGTATCTGACCCTGATCGATGAGCGCGAAGAAGAGGACGGGGATTTTAAGCGGGAAATATTCCACAGTGAAGGAGGATTGGTTGAATTTGTGAAATTCCTTGATGAATCCAAAACTCCCCTGATCGAGAACCCGATCTATGTCACAGCCAAGAAAGACGATGTCGAAGTAGAAGTAGCCATGCAATACAACACTTCGTATGCAGAAAACATCGTTTCATTTGTCAATAACATCCACACCCGGGAAGGAGGTACGCACGTAAGTGGTTTCCGCCGGGCCGTCACCAGAATATTCAAGAAATACGGCGAGGACAACAACCTGTTTGGTAAGACCAAAGTCAATATTGCCGGTGATGACTTCAAGGAAGGATTGACCGCCATCATTTCGGTCAAAGTTCCGGAACCACAGTTCAAAGGTCAGACCAAGGGCGAACTGGGTAACTCCGAGGTGCTGGGTATCGTATCCCAGTGTGTGGGTGATGTACTCAACTATTACCTGGAGGAGAACCCCAAGGATGCCAAACGCATCATTGATAAGGTCATCCTGGCGGCCACAGCCAGAGAAGCTGCGCGTAAAGCCCGTGAAATGGTCCAGCGCAAGAACGTATTAACCGGTGGTGGACTGCCCGGCAAACTGGCTGACTGCTCCAGCAAAGATCCCAGCCACAGTGAGTTGTTCCTGGTGGAAGGAGACTCCGCAGGTGGTACCGCCAAATCCGGCCGCGACCGGAATTTCCAGGCCATACTTCCTCTGCGGGGTAAGATCCTCAATGTGGAAAAGGCGCTGGAACACAAGATCTATGACAATGAAGAGATCAAAAATATCTTCACGGCATTAGGGGTATCCATCGAAGAAGGGGAGGACGGTGAACGTATCCTGAACCTGCATAAGTTGCGCTACCATAAGATCGTGATCATGTGCGACGCCGACGTAGATGGCAGTCACATCGTGACCCTGATCCTGACTTTCTTCTTCCGCTACATGCGACCCCTGATCGATGAAGGCCATTTGTACATCGCATCTCCCCCACTCTACCAGGTACGGAAAGGCAAACAATATCAGTACTGCTGGAATGATGAGGAACGGAAAGCAGCTGTCGATGTCTACTCCGGTGGTAAATCGGACAGCAGCATTAAAATTCAGCGATACAAAGGTCTGGGTGAGATGAATGCCGAGCAGCTATGGGAAACCACCATGGATCCGGAGACCCGGCAGTTGAAGCAGGTGACGGTGGATGAGTCGGCAGAAGCGGACCGTATCTTCTCCATGCTTATGGGCGACGAGGTTCCACCACGCCGTGCCTTTATCGAGGCTAATGCCAAATACGCTAAAGTCGACGCGTAA
- the tsaE gene encoding tRNA (adenosine(37)-N6)-threonylcarbamoyltransferase complex ATPase subunit type 1 TsaE, protein MHALPAQLIRDYPGSLVWLLSGDLGAGKTTLVQGLAQTLQASDLVTSPTFSIVQPYLLPEDHWLYHLDLYRLKSIGEAQEIGIEDYLDSGEWCIIEWPGLIEPLWLSGYLKIEIRIREDGCRDVVAQLLEKE, encoded by the coding sequence ATGCATGCGCTGCCGGCGCAGCTGATCCGGGACTATCCCGGCAGCCTGGTGTGGCTGCTGAGCGGTGACTTAGGTGCCGGAAAGACTACCCTGGTGCAGGGCCTGGCTCAGACGCTGCAAGCGTCCGATCTGGTCACCAGCCCAACCTTTTCCATCGTACAGCCTTACCTGCTGCCCGAAGATCACTGGCTGTATCATCTGGATCTCTACCGCTTAAAGTCCATCGGGGAAGCCCAGGAAATTGGCATCGAGGACTACCTGGACAGCGGAGAATGGTGCATTATCGAGTGGCCCGGACTGATCGAACCGCTCTGGCTGTCAGGCTACCTTAAAATAGAGATCCGCATCCGCGAGGATGGCTGCCGCGACGTGGTTGCCCAGCTACTGGAAAAGGAATAA
- a CDS encoding alanine dehydrogenase has protein sequence MAIHEFSSGEGIQSRKSPEFHYQEETLALVKQPHKLFIGIPVEQNINENRIALVPNSVKSLTGQGHRIVVESGAGLKSNFTDQDYSEAGAEIVFSTEEVYKAQIILKTSPPKEEESEYFHPGQIIISPLQIPIITESFIQKLKNKRVIAIAMEYLQADDGSYPVVRIMSELAGYSAIHTAAELLSNTGGGRGVLLGGIAGVPPAKVVILGAGVVGEFATKAALALGASVRIFDDNVYKLMRLQNHVGHALHTSSINPVYLGYQLLSADVVIGAIHSGSGRTPMVVTEEMVAKMKSGSVIIDVSIDQGGCFETSEITTLEKPTFVKYGVIHYCVPNIASKVARTASVAISNILTPLLLKVGLSMSIEHLLYNHYGLRHGVYLYKGCLTNQYLSNRFNINYTSLDLLLPSSL, from the coding sequence ATGGCGATACATGAGTTTTCTTCAGGTGAAGGTATCCAAAGCCGCAAGAGCCCTGAATTCCATTATCAGGAAGAGACCCTGGCCTTGGTCAAGCAGCCACATAAGCTCTTTATTGGCATCCCGGTAGAGCAAAACATCAATGAAAATCGCATCGCACTGGTCCCTAATTCGGTCAAATCACTGACCGGCCAGGGCCATCGCATCGTGGTGGAAAGCGGCGCAGGGCTCAAATCCAATTTTACCGACCAGGATTATTCGGAAGCCGGTGCGGAAATCGTCTTCTCCACCGAAGAAGTCTACAAAGCGCAGATCATCCTCAAGACATCACCGCCGAAAGAGGAAGAAAGCGAATATTTCCACCCGGGGCAGATCATCATTTCACCTCTGCAGATCCCGATCATCACCGAATCCTTCATCCAAAAACTGAAGAACAAGCGCGTGATCGCCATCGCAATGGAATACCTCCAGGCCGATGACGGCTCTTATCCGGTGGTGCGCATCATGAGCGAACTGGCCGGATACAGTGCGATCCATACGGCGGCCGAATTATTATCCAATACCGGCGGCGGCCGGGGTGTATTGCTCGGCGGCATCGCCGGTGTGCCTCCCGCTAAAGTGGTGATCCTGGGTGCCGGCGTCGTCGGCGAATTCGCCACCAAAGCCGCGCTGGCACTGGGTGCTTCAGTCCGCATCTTTGACGACAACGTTTACAAGCTGATGCGATTGCAGAATCATGTAGGGCATGCCTTGCACACCTCCTCGATCAATCCGGTTTACCTGGGATACCAATTGCTCAGTGCGGATGTGGTGATTGGCGCGATCCATTCGGGTTCTGGGCGTACGCCCATGGTGGTCACCGAAGAGATGGTCGCCAAAATGAAATCAGGTTCTGTGATCATTGACGTATCCATCGATCAGGGCGGCTGCTTTGAGACTTCAGAAATTACGACGTTGGAGAAACCCACCTTTGTCAAGTATGGCGTCATCCACTATTGTGTGCCTAACATTGCGTCCAAAGTGGCGCGTACTGCTTCGGTAGCCATCAGCAATATTCTCACTCCTTTACTGCTTAAGGTAGGCCTGTCTATGAGCATCGAACACCTCCTGTACAACCATTACGGATTGCGCCATGGCGTCTACCTCTACAAGGGATGCCTCACCAACCAGTACCTGAGCAACCGTTTCAACATCAACTATACCAGCCTGGATTTGCTGCTGCCGTCAAGTCTGTAG
- a CDS encoding aminodeoxychorismate synthase component I, with protein sequence MENTLEFQQVVRQMDAYGHAGTPFFFVWDFEGKKPLLFPLFAIDPTQIQFIFPSMSKPLPQLTPLEYLEWEIDPITKADYQKLFQVARKEMMAGNSQLLSLTLPTRIHTNATLLELFQITQAPYKLWIKDTCTVFSPEAFVRINQDTISTYPMKGTKTQAEYKQRNLLLDDPRENAEHATIVDVLHTDLSRIADDVELVKYRYVDQVNTAKGQLLQTSSVIQGQIKESFKRSYGTILSQIFPPGSVSGSPKDKSIRIIRRIEGQPRGYYTGIMGYFDGLQMDSAVLIRFVEQTPEGYFFRSGAGITMQSDWLTEYHEMLAKCQLPLAREHRHLMQRVMV encoded by the coding sequence ATGGAAAACACCCTTGAATTTCAACAAGTTGTACGGCAAATGGATGCCTATGGGCATGCCGGCACACCTTTCTTTTTCGTCTGGGATTTTGAAGGAAAGAAGCCTTTGCTGTTTCCTCTCTTCGCCATTGACCCGACGCAGATCCAGTTCATTTTCCCCAGCATGTCCAAGCCACTGCCCCAGCTTACTCCGCTGGAATACCTGGAATGGGAGATCGATCCCATCACGAAAGCCGATTACCAGAAGTTATTTCAGGTTGCACGCAAGGAGATGATGGCAGGTAACAGCCAACTTTTAAGCCTGACCTTGCCTACCCGTATTCATACCAATGCTACGCTGCTGGAGTTATTCCAGATCACTCAGGCACCTTACAAACTCTGGATCAAGGATACCTGCACTGTCTTTTCACCGGAAGCATTTGTCCGCATCAACCAGGATACCATCTCCACCTATCCCATGAAGGGAACGAAGACCCAGGCGGAATACAAACAACGTAATCTGTTGCTCGATGACCCGCGGGAAAACGCAGAGCACGCCACCATTGTGGATGTCTTGCATACCGACCTCAGCCGCATCGCGGACGATGTAGAGTTGGTAAAGTACCGCTATGTGGACCAGGTTAATACGGCTAAAGGCCAACTACTTCAGACCTCCTCGGTGATCCAGGGGCAGATTAAAGAATCCTTCAAGCGTTCTTACGGGACCATCCTCTCCCAGATCTTTCCTCCCGGATCGGTGTCCGGGTCGCCAAAAGACAAGTCCATCCGCATCATACGCCGCATCGAAGGGCAACCGCGGGGTTACTATACCGGCATTATGGGCTATTTCGACGGTTTACAGATGGACAGCGCCGTGCTCATCCGCTTTGTAGAACAGACACCGGAAGGTTATTTCTTCCGCAGTGGTGCCGGCATTACCATGCAAAGCGATTGGCTGACGGAATACCACGAGATGCTTGCGAAATGCCAATTACCCCTGGCACGGGAGCACAGGCATTTGATGCAGAGAGTGATGGTATAA
- a CDS encoding S9 family peptidase produces MSEQANRPGDILLPSSSEDLRQLIELGSAGTATYAVEDFFRHPEKTGYDLSPDGKYIAYAGPYQRRQNLFIIPTDDLQAPAKQITFETDRDIAGFLWANSERLIYIKDTGGDENYQLYGVNVDGSQSKALTPYPQVRVQLIDDLEDDEQSVLIAMNKNNPQLFDPYRIDVYTGALHQLASNDNPAEPIDSWITDHDGKLRMAMKIIDGVNNCLMYRDQESEAFREVVTTDFRDSIAPLAFDFEHPHLVYVSSNLGRDKSVVVAMDMHTGQESGDPIYSHPKVDVSSLGYSKKRKKLTAVTYITDKKHYHFLDEQRRNLQHDLEKLLPGKEVGIASTNKAEDIYLVRTHSDRSLGAYYIYHLEGKRLDKISDVSPWIREEDMSSMMPIEYSSRDGLTIHGYLTLPKDSDGKGLPVVINPHGGPWVRDVWGYNPEVQLLASRRIGVLQVNYRGSTGYGKKFWTAGFKEWGFKMQDDITDGVHWLITQGIADPNRIGIYGGSYGGYATLAGVTFTPELYACAIDYVGVANLFTFMKTIPPYWMPFLQMMYEMVGDPEKDEVRMHAASPVYHVDRIQAPLLVIQGANDPRVNIDESDQIVKSLRARNIDVPYLVKYDEGHGFRNEENRFEVYKVLLGFLKKHLLAH; encoded by the coding sequence ATGTCAGAGCAAGCAAATCGACCCGGAGATATCCTTCTACCATCTTCTTCGGAAGACCTCAGGCAACTGATCGAACTGGGGTCGGCTGGTACAGCCACCTATGCGGTAGAAGATTTCTTCCGGCATCCGGAAAAAACCGGTTATGACCTATCACCTGACGGCAAATACATTGCCTATGCCGGCCCCTATCAACGGCGGCAAAACCTGTTCATCATCCCCACAGATGACCTGCAGGCTCCTGCCAAACAAATTACCTTTGAGACCGACCGTGATATTGCCGGCTTCTTATGGGCCAATAGCGAACGGCTGATCTATATCAAGGACACCGGCGGGGATGAAAACTACCAGTTGTATGGTGTGAATGTGGATGGCTCCCAGTCCAAAGCGCTGACGCCCTATCCGCAGGTGCGGGTTCAACTGATCGACGACCTGGAGGATGACGAGCAGTCGGTATTGATTGCGATGAACAAAAACAATCCCCAGCTTTTTGATCCTTACCGTATTGATGTCTATACCGGAGCATTGCATCAACTGGCCAGCAATGACAATCCGGCCGAACCCATCGATTCCTGGATCACCGACCATGATGGGAAGCTACGCATGGCCATGAAGATCATCGATGGCGTCAATAACTGCCTGATGTATCGTGACCAGGAGTCTGAGGCCTTTCGTGAAGTTGTCACCACCGACTTCCGGGACAGCATTGCTCCGCTGGCCTTTGATTTTGAGCACCCTCACCTGGTCTACGTATCTTCCAATCTCGGCCGGGACAAGTCGGTTGTCGTCGCCATGGACATGCATACCGGGCAGGAATCCGGGGATCCCATCTATAGCCACCCCAAGGTGGATGTATCTTCGCTGGGGTATTCCAAAAAACGGAAAAAGCTCACCGCAGTCACCTACATCACCGATAAGAAACACTATCATTTCCTCGACGAACAGCGGAGAAACCTGCAGCACGACCTGGAAAAATTATTACCGGGCAAGGAAGTGGGTATCGCTTCAACCAATAAGGCCGAAGACATCTACCTGGTCCGCACCCATTCCGACCGGTCGCTGGGAGCTTATTACATCTACCATCTCGAGGGAAAACGGCTGGATAAAATCAGCGATGTTAGTCCCTGGATCCGCGAGGAGGACATGTCGTCCATGATGCCCATCGAATATTCCAGCCGTGACGGACTGACCATCCATGGATATCTGACGCTGCCGAAAGATTCTGACGGCAAGGGCCTGCCGGTCGTCATCAATCCACACGGAGGCCCATGGGTCCGTGATGTGTGGGGCTACAATCCGGAAGTGCAACTGCTCGCCAGCAGACGCATCGGTGTTCTGCAGGTCAACTACCGGGGAAGTACGGGATACGGTAAAAAATTCTGGACGGCCGGATTTAAAGAATGGGGTTTCAAAATGCAGGACGATATCACCGACGGTGTCCACTGGTTGATCACACAAGGTATCGCAGACCCTAACCGCATAGGCATTTACGGCGGGAGTTACGGCGGATATGCAACGCTGGCAGGTGTCACCTTCACGCCGGAGCTTTATGCCTGTGCGATCGATTATGTAGGGGTGGCCAATTTGTTCACCTTCATGAAGACCATCCCCCCCTACTGGATGCCCTTCCTGCAAATGATGTACGAGATGGTAGGTGACCCGGAAAAAGATGAGGTACGCATGCATGCGGCAAGTCCGGTCTATCATGTGGACCGCATCCAGGCCCCGCTCCTGGTGATCCAGGGAGCCAATGATCCGCGCGTCAATATTGACGAGAGCGATCAGATTGTTAAATCATTGCGTGCCAGGAACATCGACGTTCCCTATTTGGTTAAGTACGACGAAGGTCACGGATTTCGCAATGAAGAAAACCGCTTTGAAGTGTATAAAGTCCTGTTAGGCTTTCTGAAAAAGCATTTGTTAGCACACTAG
- a CDS encoding glycine--tRNA ligase produces MSDLFKNIVSHSKEYGFIYPSSEIYDGLSAVYDYGVYGSELKQAIKEYWWKAMVYAHENIVGIDSAIFMHPRIWKASGHVDAFNDPLIDNKDSKKRYRADVLLEDYIAKIQGKLDKEIEKARKRFGDGFDEKMYRETNDRVVGYQNQIDEVNDKMNDSLRKNDLVALKALIDACEIADPESGSRNWTDVRQFNLMFNTQLGNIAGEEGKLYLRPETAQGIFVNFLNVQKTSRQKIPFGIAQIGKAFRNEIVARQFIFRMREFEQMEMQYFIQPGSELDWYAYWKEKRMNWHLALGTSPDKLRFHDHENLAHYANAAVDIQFDFPFGFKELEGIHSRTDFDLGSHQEFSGKKITYFDSDLNESYVPYVVETSIGCDRMFLAMMSNAYTEETVPDADGKDSTRTVLKLPPALAPVKCAILPLIRTESGLTETARKLFDDLKFSMNCQYDEKDTIGRRYRRQDAVGTPYCVTIDHQTLEDQTVTIRERDTMSQERVPITKVSAIIAEKVSLEPMLRKL; encoded by the coding sequence ATGAGTGATCTTTTTAAGAACATAGTATCCCACAGTAAAGAATACGGTTTCATCTACCCATCCAGTGAAATTTACGATGGCCTCAGCGCGGTCTACGATTACGGAGTTTATGGCAGTGAACTAAAACAAGCCATCAAGGAATACTGGTGGAAAGCGATGGTCTATGCCCACGAAAACATCGTGGGGATTGATTCTGCCATCTTCATGCATCCCCGGATCTGGAAAGCTTCCGGCCACGTCGACGCCTTCAATGATCCCTTGATCGACAACAAAGACAGCAAAAAACGCTATCGGGCAGACGTTCTGCTGGAGGATTATATCGCCAAGATCCAGGGTAAACTGGATAAGGAGATCGAAAAAGCAAGGAAGCGTTTTGGCGATGGCTTTGATGAAAAGATGTACCGCGAGACCAATGACCGGGTGGTGGGCTACCAGAACCAGATCGACGAAGTCAATGATAAGATGAATGACTCCCTGCGGAAGAATGACCTGGTGGCACTGAAGGCGCTCATCGATGCCTGCGAGATCGCCGACCCGGAATCAGGATCACGCAACTGGACCGATGTACGTCAGTTCAATCTGATGTTCAATACCCAGCTGGGAAATATAGCCGGCGAAGAAGGGAAGCTCTATCTGCGTCCGGAAACCGCACAGGGAATATTTGTAAACTTTCTCAATGTTCAAAAAACCAGCCGGCAAAAAATACCTTTCGGAATCGCCCAGATCGGGAAAGCATTTCGCAATGAGATCGTAGCCCGGCAGTTTATCTTCCGGATGCGGGAGTTCGAGCAGATGGAAATGCAATATTTCATTCAGCCTGGTAGCGAACTGGATTGGTATGCTTACTGGAAAGAAAAGCGGATGAACTGGCACCTGGCACTGGGCACTTCACCGGATAAACTGCGTTTCCACGATCATGAGAATCTGGCACATTATGCCAATGCCGCGGTAGATATCCAGTTTGACTTCCCATTTGGTTTTAAAGAACTGGAAGGCATTCACTCCCGGACCGATTTCGATTTAGGCAGCCATCAGGAATTTTCGGGCAAAAAGATCACCTACTTTGATTCGGATCTGAATGAATCCTATGTGCCCTATGTCGTGGAGACCTCCATTGGCTGCGACCGCATGTTTCTGGCCATGATGAGCAATGCTTACACCGAGGAAACGGTGCCGGATGCAGATGGTAAAGATTCCACCCGTACCGTACTGAAATTACCACCGGCCCTGGCTCCGGTTAAATGCGCTATCCTGCCGCTCATAAGGACCGAATCCGGCCTTACCGAAACCGCCAGGAAGTTGTTTGATGACCTGAAGTTCTCGATGAACTGCCAGTACGATGAAAAAGACACCATCGGCCGTCGCTATCGTCGTCAGGATGCAGTGGGAACTCCTTACTGCGTAACCATTGACCACCAGACCCTGGAGGATCAGACCGTGACCATTCGTGAACGCGACACCATGTCCCAGGAACGGGTGCCGATCACCAAAGTGTCAGCCATCATCGCAGAAAAAGTCAGCCTGGAACCTATGCTGCGCAAATTGTAA
- a CDS encoding peptide chain release factor 3 → MGFQEEIKRRRTFAIISHPDAGKTTLTEKLLLFGGAIQVAGAVKSNKIKRHATSDFMEIEKQRGISVATSVMAFEYEDLQINILDTPGHQDFAEDTYRTLTAVDSVIVVIDVAKGVETQTEKLVEVCRMRNTPVIVFINKLDREGLDAIDLLDEIESKLGLTVTPLSWPIGMGQRFKGVYNLYEKKLCLFSPHSKQEVDETITITDLTDGRLDKEVGQRPADELREELETVTTVYPDFDETVYRKGELSPVFFGSAVNNFGVKELLDCFIRVAPHPQPRHAEERDVDPFEKKFSGFVFKIHANIDPRHRDRIAFVRICSGTFERNTNYYNVRTGKTMKFSNPTSFMAARKEVIDEAFPGDIVGLYDSGNFKIGDTLTEGEILHFKGIPSFSPEQFRYVNNANPLKSKQLAKGIEQLMDEGVAQLFTREDTGRQIIGTVGSLQFDVIQYRLEHEYGASCHYEPVSLHKACWVSSTKPESIRELMQKRKKDLAQDKDGRLVFLAESAWMLRMAQENFPNVEFHFTSEL, encoded by the coding sequence ATGGGATTTCAGGAAGAAATCAAACGCCGACGCACCTTTGCCATCATCTCCCACCCCGACGCCGGGAAGACCACCCTGACGGAAAAGTTGCTCCTTTTCGGAGGAGCCATCCAGGTTGCCGGGGCCGTCAAATCCAATAAGATCAAACGCCACGCCACCTCCGACTTTATGGAGATCGAGAAACAGCGGGGTATCTCGGTGGCTACTTCGGTGATGGCCTTCGAATACGAAGATCTGCAGATCAACATCCTGGACACCCCCGGCCACCAGGATTTTGCTGAAGATACCTACCGTACCCTCACCGCGGTAGACAGCGTCATCGTGGTCATCGACGTCGCGAAAGGTGTCGAGACCCAGACCGAAAAACTGGTGGAGGTGTGCCGCATGCGCAACACGCCGGTCATTGTCTTTATCAACAAACTGGACCGCGAAGGGCTGGACGCCATCGACCTGCTCGACGAGATCGAAAGCAAGCTAGGATTGACCGTCACTCCGCTCTCCTGGCCGATCGGCATGGGACAGCGGTTTAAAGGAGTTTACAATCTCTATGAAAAAAAATTGTGTCTCTTCAGCCCGCACAGCAAACAGGAGGTGGATGAAACCATCACCATCACGGACCTGACCGATGGTCGGCTGGACAAGGAAGTAGGTCAGCGGCCGGCCGACGAGCTGCGCGAAGAATTAGAGACCGTGACCACGGTTTATCCGGATTTTGACGAAACCGTTTACCGCAAGGGCGAATTGTCTCCGGTATTTTTCGGCTCCGCCGTCAACAACTTCGGAGTCAAGGAATTGCTGGATTGCTTCATCCGCGTCGCCCCGCATCCGCAACCCCGTCATGCCGAAGAGCGCGATGTGGATCCATTTGAGAAAAAATTCAGCGGTTTTGTCTTTAAGATCCACGCCAACATCGATCCCCGGCACCGGGACCGCATTGCCTTCGTCCGCATCTGCTCCGGCACCTTCGAACGGAACACCAACTATTACAATGTACGTACCGGAAAGACCATGAAGTTTTCCAATCCCACCTCTTTCATGGCTGCCCGCAAGGAAGTCATCGATGAGGCCTTTCCCGGCGACATCGTCGGCCTCTACGATTCAGGCAACTTTAAGATCGGCGACACCCTGACGGAAGGCGAGATCCTCCACTTCAAAGGGATCCCGAGTTTCTCCCCCGAGCAGTTCCGCTACGTGAACAACGCCAATCCATTGAAATCCAAGCAGCTGGCCAAAGGCATCGAGCAGCTCATGGATGAAGGGGTAGCCCAGCTATTTACACGCGAAGACACCGGGCGACAAATCATCGGAACCGTGGGTTCGCTGCAGTTTGATGTGATCCAATACCGCCTGGAGCATGAATACGGGGCCAGCTGTCACTACGAGCCGGTTTCCCTGCACAAAGCCTGCTGGGTCTCCAGCACCAAACCTGAATCCATCCGTGAACTGATGCAAAAACGTAAAAAAGACCTGGCGCAAGACAAAGATGGCCGGCTGGTCTTTCTGGCGGAATCGGCCTGGATGCTGAGGATGGCCCAGGAGAACTTTCCAAATGTAGAATTCCACTTTACGAGTGAGCTATAA